A genomic segment from Triticum dicoccoides isolate Atlit2015 ecotype Zavitan chromosome 1A, WEW_v2.0, whole genome shotgun sequence encodes:
- the LOC119307867 gene encoding uncharacterized protein LOC119307867, translated as MSWSDLPAELVAGIADRITEHVDLARFRSVCPSWRSASAEHAARRRAPLLLLPSQSYSRADRRLWSPADDSIKETPMPAACGRSFLFASPRGWTLGVANDLSATLLQPFTGASESLPALPPFFHGEYEKILRDMVWDRSPGVVMISPGKGVFFCKLPGDGGSWSAAGSSQTAAVSSITYDDGTFYLLDGRARRVTAVDAATFAVTAVVEPPDLVSPRHAWCTPESTLVVSSGELLLIVRTHLLFQVAPYGSGGLFKVFRADSRGLAAGWSEVAGGGIGNRALFVDHLRGFCVEAGGLNGVRRNCVYVASSHEMVNDDYGLDVYGRYTVSVLDLDDLTTQDLSYGNLLKCMCGRFWQWPSWIMPSPH; from the coding sequence ATGAGCTGGTCCGACCTGCCAGCCGAGCTCGTTGCCGGGATCGCCGACAGGATCACCGAGCATGTGGACCTCGCGCGCTTCCGCTCGGTGTGCCCATCTTGGCGCTCGGCCTCGGCGGAGCACGCCGCGCGCCGCCGCGCCCCCCTGCTCCTCCTGCCCTCCCAGAGCTACTCCCGCGCCGACCGCCGTCTCTGGTCCCCCGCCGACGACAGCATCAAGGAGACCCCCATGCCCGCCGCGTGCGGCCGCTCCTTCCTTTTCGCCTCGCCCCGCGGCTGGACGCTCGGCGTGGCCAACGACCTCTCGGCCACGCTGCTGCAACCATTCACCGGCGCGTCGGAGAGCCTGCCCGCGCTGCCGCCTTTCTTCCACGGCGAATATGAGAAGATCCTCCGTGACATGGTATGGGATCGGTCCCCTGGCGTCGTCATGATCTCGCCGGGCAAAGGCGTGTTCTTCTGCAAGCTGCCGGGCGACGGCGGGTCATGGAGCGCCGCCGGATCCTCGCAAACGGCTGCCGTCAGCAGCATCACCTACGACGACGGTACGTTTTACCTTCTGGACGGGCGAGCCCGCAGGGTCACGGCCGTGGACGCCGCAACTTTCGCCGTGACCGCCGTAGTCGAGCCACCAGATCTGGTGTCGCCCAGACACGCTTGGTGCACACCCGAGTCCACGCTCGTCGTGTCCTCCGGCGAGCTGCTCCTCATCGTCAGGACGCACCTCTTGTTCCAAGTAGCACCATACGGCTCGGGGGGCCTCTTCAAGGTCTTCCGCGCGGACAGCCGGGGCCTGGCGGCCGGATGGtcggaggtcgccggcggcggcatCGGCAACCGCGCGCTGTTCGTGGACCATCTCCGCGGCTTCTGCGTGGAGGCCGGCGGGCTCAACGGGGTGCGGAGGAACTGCGTGTACGTGGCCAGCTCGCACGAGATGGTGAACGACGACTACGGGCTGGACGTCTATGGGAGGTACACCGTCTCGGTGCTCGACCTCGACGACCTCACCACCCAGGATCTCTCGTACGGGAACCTGTTGAAGTGCATGTGTGGTAGATTCTGGCAGTGGCCTTCTTGGATCATGCCAAGTCCGCACTGA